From one Lotus japonicus ecotype B-129 chromosome 3, LjGifu_v1.2 genomic stretch:
- the LOC130749372 gene encoding uncharacterized protein LOC130749372: MIVAMDLNASPVPEEDEDTFEERIHVEEFTAPEERIESGADIARREREERKRRLKRERSDDRPMQVSQSTGYDPPFHTKILKQYDTSRLPPGWLDCPSFGQEICFMIPSKVPLGEAYNDCVAPGKRYSFKQVIHNQRVLGRKLGLVIDLTNTSRYYPVTDLKKEGIKHVKIQCRGRDSVPDNLSVNKFVYEVIQFMSRQKHAKKYILVHCTHGHNRTGYMIIHYLMRATSMSVTQAIKNFSDARPPGIYKPDYIEALYTFYHEKKPEMVVCPPTPEWKRSSEFDLNGEAVPDDDDDGIPGPDLQETHETDARMTNDDVLGDEIPADQQDALRQFCYQTLKLGAGARGHTQFPGSHPVSLNRDNLQLLRQRYYYATWKADGTRYMMLITLDGCFLIDRNFNFRRVQMRFPCRSTNDGLGEKTHQFTLLDGEMVIDTLPDSQKQERRYLIYDMMAINHVSIIERPFYERWKMLEKEVIEPRNHERHSIYQSRNPYYRYDLEPFRVRRKDFWLLSTVTKLLKEFIKRLSHEADGLIFQGWDDPYVPRTHEGLLKWKYANLNSVDFLFEVDGDRELLFLYERGKKKLMDGNRVTFGDDSDPSVYAGKIIECSWDFDELEWKFLRVRTDKSTPNEFNTYKKVMRSIRDNITEEDLLNEIDEIIRLPMYADRIRMDSKATQHANAARRKQ; this comes from the exons ATGATAGTCGCAATGGACTTGAATGCCTCGCCGGTCcctgaggaagatgaagatactTTTGAGGAGAGGATACATGTCGAGGAGTTTACTGCACCCGAAGAGCGCATTGAATCTGGAGCTGATATAGCACGCCGG GAGcgtgaagaaagaaagagacgGTTGAAGCGAGAACGTTCAGATGACAGACCCATGCAAGTATCTCAGTCAACCGGATATGATCCGCCATTTCATACTAAGATCCTTAAACAATATGATACAAGTAGACTTCCTCCGG GATGGTTGGATTGTCCTTCATTTGGCCAGGAAATTTGTTTCATGATACCTTCCAAGGTTCCACTTGGTGAAGCATACAATGATTGTGTTGCTCCTGGTAAAAGATACTCATTTAAACAAGTGATACACAACCAGAGAGTTTTAGGCAGAAAA CTTGGTCTTGTGATTGATTTGACGAATACCTCCCGATACTATCCAGTCACAGATTTAAAGAAAGAGGGCATCAAGCATGTTAAG ATTCAATGCAGGGGGAGGGATTCTGTACCTGATAATTTATCTGTGAACAAGTTCGTATATGAG GTTATTCAATTTATGTCGCGCCAAAAACACGCGAAGAAGTATATACTTGTTCATTGTACACATGGGCATAATCGTACAGGATACATGATCATCCATTATCTCATGCGTGCTACATCAATGTCTGTTACTCAG GCAATAAAAAATTTTTCTGATGCACGCCCTCCGGGAATCTATAAACCTGATTATATTGAGGCATTGTATACATTTTATCATGAAAAAAAGCCTGAAATGGTAGTTTGTCCTCCTACTCCGGAGTGGAAAAGATCTTCTGAATTTGATCTCAATGGTGAGGCAGTtccagatgatgatgatgatggaatACCAGGCCCTGATTTGCAG GAGACACATGAGACAGACGCACGAATGACAAATGATGATGTTTTAGGAGATGAGATACCTGCTGATCAGCAAGATGCACTTCGACAGTTCTGTTATCAAACACTTAAATTGGGTGCTGGG GCCAGAGGACATACACAATTTCCAGGTTCACACCCAGTTTCTCTCAACAG GGATAATTTGCAGTTGTTACGACAACGCTATTATTATGCAACATGGAAGGCTGATGGTACACGATATATGATGCTAATAACATTGGATGGGTGTTTCTTGATAGatagaaattttaattttcgAAGGGTCCAGATGAGATTTCCTTGCAGGAGTACAAATGAT GGCTTGGGCGAGAAGACCCACCAATTCACATTACTTGATGGTGAGATGGTTATTGATACCTTGCCAGATTCACAGAAGCAGGAGAGAAGATACCTTATATATGATATGATGGCAATCAACCACGTATCAATAATAGAG CGACCCTTCTATGAACGGTGGAAGATGCTTGAGAAGGAAGTGATTGAACCTAGGAACCATGAACGACACAGTATATACCAGAGCAGAAATCCTTACTATAGATATGACTTGGAACCATTCAGG GTGAGGAGGAAAGATTTTTGGTTGCTCTCTACTGTCACAAAGCTTTTAAAGGAATTCATAAAAAGACTCTCGCATGAGGCAGATGGTCTTATATTTCAG GGTTGGGACGATCCATATGTACCACGCACTCATGAAGGACTCTTAAAGTGGAAATATGCTAATTTGAATTCAGTTGATTTTCTATTTGAG GTTGATGGTGATCGTGAGCTACTTTTTCTCTATGAGCGTGGAAAGAAGAAACTCATGGACGGAAATAGGGTTACATTCGGAG ATGACTCAGATCCCTCAGTTTATGCTGGAAAGATCATAGAGTGTTCCTGGGATTTTGATGAACTGGAATGGAAATTCTTGCGAGTCAGGACAGATAAATCAACTCCAAATGAGTTTAATACATACAAGAAG gTGATGCGAAGCATAAGAGACAACATTACGGAGGAGGACTTATTGAATGAAATAGATGAGATAATCCGGCTGCCTATGTATGCTGACAGGATAAGAATGGATAGTAAAGCAACTCAGCATGCAAATGCTGCAAGACGTAAGCAAtga